A single Gadus macrocephalus chromosome 22, ASM3116895v1 DNA region contains:
- the mfsd2ab gene encoding sodium-dependent lysophosphatidylcholine symporter 1-B isoform X1 codes for MAKGEGVEQYSNASLLNKTVNSDGIELARRKRERGTLSICNKLCYAVGGAPYQITGCALGFFLQIYLLDVAQLDPFYASIILFVGRAWDAVTDPTVGFLVSRSPWTRFGRMLPWIILSTPLAVICYFLIWYVPPFEDGKVIWYLVFYCLFQTLQTCFHVPYSSLTMFITSDQKERDSATAYRMTIEVLGTVIGTAIQGQIVGMANAPCVPVLNGVPAELGGNASSVLWSQPESNSSIPGISLDDTKNAYMIASGIICGIYILCAIVLFFGVREKKESCRPRSEPMSFFQGMKLVMGHGPYAKLVMGFLFTSLAFMLLEGNFALFCSSTLGFRDDFQNILLVIMLSATLAIPFWQWFLTRFGKKSAVYFGTSSVVPFMIMVVCVKSSLIVTYIVAFAAGVGVAAAFLLPWSMLPDVVDDFQVANPDSVGHEAIFYSFYVFFTKFASGVSLGISTLSLDFAGYITRGCSQPAEVDLTLRLLVSAAPIALILVGLLIFRSYPIDEERRQGNRKLLQELRDQEAESESDSTELANMA; via the exons ATGGCAAAAGGGGAAGGAGTGGAGCAATATTCCAATGCGAGTTTGTTGAACAAAACGGTCAATTCAGATGGCATCGAGCTGGCTCGGAGGAAG CGCGAGCGGGGCACCCTGTCCATCTGCAACAAGCTGTGCTACGCGGTCGGCGGAGCGCCCTACCAGATCACAGGATGTGCTCTCGGCTTCTTCCTGCAAATCTACCTGCTGGACGTGGCTCAG CTGGACCCCTTCTATGCTTCCATCATACTCTTCGTGGGGCGGGCCTGGGACGCGGTGACCGACCCCACCGTGGGCTTCCTGGTGTCCCGTAGCCCCTGGACCCGCTTTGGACGCATGCTCCCCTG GATCATACTGTCCACACCTCTGGCTGTGATCTGCTACTTCCTCATCTGGTATGTCCCACCGTTTGAGGATGGGAAGGTCATCTGGTACCTGGTTTTCTACTGCCTCTTCCAGACCCTGCAGACA TGCTTCCACGTGCCCTACTCCTCCCTCACCATGTTCATCACCTCGGATCAGAAGGAGCGGGACTCGGCCACTGCCTACC gcatGACCATTGAGGTGCTGGGGACGGTGATCGGTACAGCCATCCAGGGTCAGATCGTGGGCATGGCCAACGCCCCCTGTGTGCCCGTACTCAACGGGGTCCCCGCCGAGCTTGGGGGCAATGCCTCCTCCGTCCTGTGGTCCCAACCGGAATCCAACTCCAGCATTCCCGGCATCTCTCTGGATGACACG aaaaacgctTACATGATCGCTTCTGGCATCATCTGTGGCATCTACATCCTCTGCGCCATCGTCTTGTTCTTTGGCGTCCGCGAGAAGAAAG AATCCTGCCGCCCCAGGTCGGAGCCCATGTCGTTCTTCCAGGGCATGAAGCTTGTGATGGGACATGGACCCTATGCCAAGCTGGTCATGGGCTTCCTATTCACCTCACTGGCGTTCATG CTGCTGGAGGGGAACTTTGCATTGTTCTGCAGCTCCACGCTGGGCTTCAGGGACGACTTCCAGAACATTCTGCTGGTCATCATG TTATCCGCCACCCTGGCCATCCCCTTCTGGCAGTGGTTCCTGACGCGGTTTGGCAAGAAGTCGGCCGTTTACTTTGGCACCTCG TCGGTGGTGCCCTTCATGATAATGGTGGTGTGTGTCAAGAGCAGCCTTATCGTCACCTACATCGTGGCCTTTGCGGCCGGCGTCGGTGTGGCCGCCGCCTTCCTACTACCCTG GTCCATGCTGCCCGACGTGGTGGATGACTTCCAGGTAGCCAACCCGGACTCTGTGGGCCATGAGGCCATCTTCTACTCCTTCTACGTATTCTTCACTAAGTTCGCCTCCGGAGTCTCCCTGGGCATCTCCACGCTCAGCTTAGA tTTCGCCGGGTACATCACCAGAGGCTGCAGTCAGCCGGCCGAGGTGGACCTGACCCTGAGGCTGCTGGTGTCGGCCGCCCCCATCGCCCTCATCCTGGTGGGTCTGCTCATCTTCCGCTCCTACCCCATtgacgaggagaggaggcagggcAACCGCAAGCTGCTGCAGGAGCTACG GGACCAGGAGGCCGAATCCGAATCGGACTCCACAGAGCTGGCAAACATGGCGTAG
- the mfsd2ab gene encoding sodium-dependent lysophosphatidylcholine symporter 1-B isoform X2, whose amino-acid sequence MSSREPVVQRERGTLSICNKLCYAVGGAPYQITGCALGFFLQIYLLDVAQLDPFYASIILFVGRAWDAVTDPTVGFLVSRSPWTRFGRMLPWIILSTPLAVICYFLIWYVPPFEDGKVIWYLVFYCLFQTLQTCFHVPYSSLTMFITSDQKERDSATAYRMTIEVLGTVIGTAIQGQIVGMANAPCVPVLNGVPAELGGNASSVLWSQPESNSSIPGISLDDTKNAYMIASGIICGIYILCAIVLFFGVREKKESCRPRSEPMSFFQGMKLVMGHGPYAKLVMGFLFTSLAFMLLEGNFALFCSSTLGFRDDFQNILLVIMLSATLAIPFWQWFLTRFGKKSAVYFGTSSVVPFMIMVVCVKSSLIVTYIVAFAAGVGVAAAFLLPWSMLPDVVDDFQVANPDSVGHEAIFYSFYVFFTKFASGVSLGISTLSLDFAGYITRGCSQPAEVDLTLRLLVSAAPIALILVGLLIFRSYPIDEERRQGNRKLLQELRDQEAESESDSTELANMA is encoded by the exons ATGTCGAGTAGAGAGCCAGTTGTGCAA CGCGAGCGGGGCACCCTGTCCATCTGCAACAAGCTGTGCTACGCGGTCGGCGGAGCGCCCTACCAGATCACAGGATGTGCTCTCGGCTTCTTCCTGCAAATCTACCTGCTGGACGTGGCTCAG CTGGACCCCTTCTATGCTTCCATCATACTCTTCGTGGGGCGGGCCTGGGACGCGGTGACCGACCCCACCGTGGGCTTCCTGGTGTCCCGTAGCCCCTGGACCCGCTTTGGACGCATGCTCCCCTG GATCATACTGTCCACACCTCTGGCTGTGATCTGCTACTTCCTCATCTGGTATGTCCCACCGTTTGAGGATGGGAAGGTCATCTGGTACCTGGTTTTCTACTGCCTCTTCCAGACCCTGCAGACA TGCTTCCACGTGCCCTACTCCTCCCTCACCATGTTCATCACCTCGGATCAGAAGGAGCGGGACTCGGCCACTGCCTACC gcatGACCATTGAGGTGCTGGGGACGGTGATCGGTACAGCCATCCAGGGTCAGATCGTGGGCATGGCCAACGCCCCCTGTGTGCCCGTACTCAACGGGGTCCCCGCCGAGCTTGGGGGCAATGCCTCCTCCGTCCTGTGGTCCCAACCGGAATCCAACTCCAGCATTCCCGGCATCTCTCTGGATGACACG aaaaacgctTACATGATCGCTTCTGGCATCATCTGTGGCATCTACATCCTCTGCGCCATCGTCTTGTTCTTTGGCGTCCGCGAGAAGAAAG AATCCTGCCGCCCCAGGTCGGAGCCCATGTCGTTCTTCCAGGGCATGAAGCTTGTGATGGGACATGGACCCTATGCCAAGCTGGTCATGGGCTTCCTATTCACCTCACTGGCGTTCATG CTGCTGGAGGGGAACTTTGCATTGTTCTGCAGCTCCACGCTGGGCTTCAGGGACGACTTCCAGAACATTCTGCTGGTCATCATG TTATCCGCCACCCTGGCCATCCCCTTCTGGCAGTGGTTCCTGACGCGGTTTGGCAAGAAGTCGGCCGTTTACTTTGGCACCTCG TCGGTGGTGCCCTTCATGATAATGGTGGTGTGTGTCAAGAGCAGCCTTATCGTCACCTACATCGTGGCCTTTGCGGCCGGCGTCGGTGTGGCCGCCGCCTTCCTACTACCCTG GTCCATGCTGCCCGACGTGGTGGATGACTTCCAGGTAGCCAACCCGGACTCTGTGGGCCATGAGGCCATCTTCTACTCCTTCTACGTATTCTTCACTAAGTTCGCCTCCGGAGTCTCCCTGGGCATCTCCACGCTCAGCTTAGA tTTCGCCGGGTACATCACCAGAGGCTGCAGTCAGCCGGCCGAGGTGGACCTGACCCTGAGGCTGCTGGTGTCGGCCGCCCCCATCGCCCTCATCCTGGTGGGTCTGCTCATCTTCCGCTCCTACCCCATtgacgaggagaggaggcagggcAACCGCAAGCTGCTGCAGGAGCTACG GGACCAGGAGGCCGAATCCGAATCGGACTCCACAGAGCTGGCAAACATGGCGTAG